In one Dreissena polymorpha isolate Duluth1 chromosome 7, UMN_Dpol_1.0, whole genome shotgun sequence genomic region, the following are encoded:
- the LOC127837211 gene encoding MOXD1 homolog 2-like isoform X6 has product MFLRLAVLALCMTSVHAYPSYRDNIPNGYNVSNPCDNSKKWDGVGHENPGGAGTRNPFGNDFEINNKVWDAAFCRKDSDGDGRTNGEELGDPNCVWRKGSARQVTTGITHPGVCEPIGSSQCVGKNAFVDCQNTGEFVCPAIHNADTVKFEYRFPKTAVPDKETTYMCMNIKLPIEKTYHMIASEPIIDNIDVMHHVVIYGCPGLETAPGPLDKPAECGRMKTQCSEIISLWGAGGRGQCFNENMGFLVGAARSGLKYAIIELHWNNPMLMSTFNDSSGYIFYMTENLRPHNAGVLTIGQAYFLIPPFTDGHVEVGTLPATCSRQLMTGDINVASANNHMHLIGKAQITELIRNGSRVQFLANDDVYEYNSPKTFSFADPVVVHPGDELKTTCVFDSRQRELTTFNGQATQDEMCFAFLTYYPKENMKTTVAASWKSLDACDWSMGPVRKGCNFTQIINPADPETAQIHAMIAAKCSPFVCRHECLAYVKELQKHPCFQGDVYEMFQFSALRVQSNSEYRAKMTYFFAQLDSCDWELWQEGNGHTGDAGGPISVGTSRRLSLSTVIASALIPLSFAIYI; this is encoded by the exons ATGTTTCTGAG GTTAGCAGTTTTAGCGTTATGTATGACAAGTGTCCACGCCTACCCTAGCTACAGAGACAACATTCCAAACGGGTACAACGTTTCCAACCCTTGTGACAACAGTAAGAAATGGGACGGGGTCGGTCATGAAAATCCCGGGGGTGCGGGCACCAGAAATCCGTTTGGAAATGACTTTGAAATTAACAATAAG GTTTGGGACGCCGCATTTTGCCGGAAGGACTCCGACGGAGATGGACGGACGAACGGAGAAGAATTGGGAGACCCTAACTGCGTCTGGAGGAAGGGGTCGGCCCGTCAGGTTACAACTGGGATTACACATCCCG gaGTGTGTGAACCGATTGGAAGCAGTCAATGCGTCGGAAAGAATGCCTTTGTGGATTGCCAAAACACAGGCGAATTTGTGTGCCCCGCCATCCATAATGCCG ACACGGTGAAGTTCGAATACAGGTTCCCGAAGACTGCCGTTCCTGACAAGGAGACCACGTACATGTGTATGAACATTAAACTTCCTATTGAAAAGACGTATCACATGATCGCAAGTGAACCAATCATCGACAATATTGACGTTATGCATCACGTGGTCATTTACGGTTGTCCTGGTTTAG AAACCGCCCCAGGGCCGCTAGACAAACCGGCTGAATGTGGCAGAATGAAGACCCAGTGCTCGGAAATAATTTCTCTGTGGGGTGCAGGCGGTAGAGGGCAGTGTTTCAACGAAAACATGGGGTTTTTGGTTGGGGCAGCGCGCAGTGGGTTGAAATACGCTATCATCGAG cttCACTGGAATAATCCGATGTTAATGTCCACATTCAACGACAGTTCAGGCTACATATTTTACATGACCGAAAATCTCCGCCCCCACAACGCCGGCGTGCTAACGATTGGCCAGGCATATTTTCTAATCCCGCCCTTTACCGATGGTCACGTGGAGGTTGGCACATTGCCAGCCACGTGTAGCAGACAGCTTATGACTGGTGACATTAACGTGGCTTCAGCTAACAACCACATGCATCTTATag GCAAGGCGCAGATTACAGAGTTGATCAGGAACGGAAGCAGGGTCCAATTTTTGGCTAACGACGATGTCTATGAATATAACTCACCAAAGACTTTCAG TTTTGCGGACCCAGTTGTAGTACATCCCGGCGACGAGTTAAAAACCACCTGCGTGTTCGATTCCAGACAGCGTGAGCTTACCACGTTTAACGGGCAGGCGACTCAGGACGAAATGTGCTTTGCTTTCCTAACCTACTACCCGaaagaaaacatgaaaacaacag TGGCAGCGTCGTGGAAGAGCCTCGACGCCTGCGATTGGTCCATGGGCCCAGTGAGAAAAGGCTGCAACTTCACTCAGATTATTAATCCAGC CGACCCCGAAACGGCGCAGATACACGCGATGATTGCCGCGAAATGCAGCCCCTTTGTGTGCCGACATGAGTGTCTCGCCTACGTAAAAGAGCTCCAGAAGCATCCGTGTTTCCAAGGCGATGTGTAcgaaatgtttcaattttcagcGTTGCGAGTCCAAAGCAACAGTGAGTACCGTGCGAAGATGACCTACTTTTTTGCCCAGCTGGATTCGTGCGACTGGGAGCTGTGGCAAGAGGGCAATGGTCATACCGGGGATGCTGGCGGACCTATTTCCGTTGGGACGTCACGACGCCTATCGCTGTCGACCGTCATAGCATCGGCGCTCATTCCTCTCTCATTTGCGATATACATATAG